The Burkholderia mayonis genome window below encodes:
- a CDS encoding CopD family protein, whose translation MKIDSLWFGQAALAALGDVAFAVAVGSALIGAWLANDGAKSVIAPSHPAWRQSLRSLAVAAAVLVLADVGWLVYEAASMSGAGLRGAFGAMPAVLAQTHVGHAWSVACGGALLLLAVALARPSGPASGALLALATLVVAAGKASLGHAADSGAFSAAVGVQTVHVAATAAWGGLVIAGGMAVLPALGSSIARGAMIRIAQRLSSASIAALAFVVVTGALNTIRGTGGNFAALDGSTWGRILLLKLALVTLALVLAALNRFSALPRLRRTASTEDAHTFRNVLHLEALAMIGVFVAAAVLSFTAPIAAG comes from the coding sequence ATGAAGATCGACAGTCTCTGGTTCGGCCAGGCGGCGCTCGCCGCGCTCGGCGACGTCGCGTTCGCGGTCGCCGTCGGCTCCGCGCTGATCGGCGCGTGGCTCGCGAACGACGGCGCGAAGAGCGTCATCGCGCCGTCGCATCCCGCCTGGCGGCAATCGCTGCGCTCGCTTGCCGTCGCGGCGGCCGTGCTCGTCCTCGCCGACGTCGGCTGGCTCGTCTACGAGGCCGCGTCGATGAGCGGCGCGGGCCTGCGCGGCGCATTCGGCGCGATGCCGGCCGTGCTCGCGCAGACGCACGTCGGGCATGCGTGGAGCGTCGCGTGCGGCGGCGCGCTGCTGCTGCTCGCGGTTGCGCTCGCACGGCCGAGCGGCCCTGCCTCGGGCGCGCTTCTCGCGCTCGCGACGCTCGTCGTCGCGGCGGGCAAGGCGTCGCTCGGCCATGCTGCCGATTCGGGCGCGTTCTCGGCCGCGGTCGGTGTGCAGACGGTGCACGTCGCCGCGACGGCCGCGTGGGGCGGGCTCGTGATCGCGGGCGGGATGGCCGTGCTGCCGGCGCTCGGCTCGTCGATCGCGCGCGGCGCGATGATCCGCATCGCGCAGCGGCTATCGAGCGCGTCGATCGCCGCGCTCGCGTTTGTGGTCGTCACGGGCGCGCTCAACACGATCCGCGGCACGGGCGGCAATTTCGCGGCGCTCGACGGCAGCACGTGGGGACGCATATTGCTGCTGAAGCTCGCGCTCGTCACGCTCGCGCTGGTGCTTGCGGCGCTCAACCGCTTCTCGGCGCTGCCCCGGCTGCGCCGCACCGCGTCGACCGAGGACGCGCATACGTTCCGCAACGTGCTGCATCTCGAAGCGCTCGCGATGATCGGCGTGTTCGTCGCGGCGGCGGTGCTGTCGTTTACCGCGCCGATCGCGGCGGGCTGA
- a CDS encoding c-type cytochrome: MESRVSSRRLFRPLLAVVLMSAASLLSTAHAQTKPTEPAAAKAPLKAPDTMAERVRGCTACHGTHGQGTDNDYFPRLAGKPAEYLYNQLVNFRDGRRKYPPMNYLLTYLNDDYLHEIAQHFSEQRPPYPAPTKPTVPAAVVERGKQLALHGDPARKLPACVACHGATLTGMQPAIPGLVGLHSDYLSAQIGAWRSGTRHAKAPDCMHEVASKLSDEDVTAVTAWLAAQPAPANPVPAPARSMKTPLACGSEPQ, translated from the coding sequence ATGGAGTCCCGTGTGTCTTCTCGACGCCTTTTCCGTCCGCTGCTCGCCGTTGTGTTGATGAGCGCAGCGAGCCTTCTGAGCACTGCGCACGCGCAGACCAAGCCCACCGAGCCGGCTGCCGCGAAGGCGCCCCTGAAGGCGCCCGACACGATGGCTGAGCGCGTGCGCGGCTGCACGGCCTGTCACGGCACGCACGGGCAGGGCACCGACAACGACTATTTTCCGCGTCTGGCAGGCAAGCCAGCCGAATACCTGTACAACCAGCTCGTGAACTTCCGCGACGGTCGCCGCAAGTACCCGCCGATGAACTATCTGCTCACGTACCTGAACGACGACTACCTGCACGAGATCGCGCAGCACTTCTCCGAGCAGCGTCCGCCGTACCCGGCGCCGACGAAGCCGACCGTGCCCGCCGCCGTCGTCGAGCGCGGCAAGCAGCTCGCGCTGCACGGCGATCCGGCGCGCAAGCTGCCCGCGTGCGTCGCGTGCCACGGCGCCACGCTGACCGGCATGCAGCCCGCGATCCCGGGTCTCGTCGGCCTGCATAGCGATTATCTGAGCGCGCAGATCGGCGCGTGGCGTTCGGGCACGCGTCATGCGAAGGCGCCCGACTGCATGCACGAAGTCGCGAGCAAACTGTCCGACGAGGACGTGACCGCCGTGACCGCGTGGCTCGCCGCGCAACCGGCGCCCGCCAACCCCGTGCCGGCCCCGGCCCGCTCGATGAAGACTCCGCTCGCCTGCGGCAGCGAACCGCAATAA
- a CDS encoding c-type cytochrome translates to MKRKSLFALSAVAIVAAAALVPVLWPGNDTLHGNAAVAATPADQAALIKKGEYLARVGDCIACHTVRGGKSFAGGLPMATPFGTMYTPNITPDDQYGIGKWTSDDFYRAMHTGRSKDGSLLYPGFPFTSYTKVTRADSDAIYAYLRSVAPVNTASRPHELRFPFNNRNLLIGWRTLFFKEGEYKPDPTKSVEWNRGAYLVEGLGHCSMCHTSINMMGGPVSSAAFAGGLIPLQNWYAPSLTNDKELGLGEWHVQELSDLLQAGVSKKGAVFGPMADVVHNSLQYMTDEDTRAMSTYLKSIPQKAEAPKNMQYEPSQQFGSALLEQGKKIYADNCATCHGAHGEGKPTAYPPLAQNRSIMMESAVNPIRMVLNGGYPPSTSKNPRPYGMPPFAQSLSNQEVAAVVTYIRMSWGNNGSPVSPQQVSDLRSAPLD, encoded by the coding sequence ATGAAACGCAAGTCCCTGTTTGCACTCTCGGCTGTCGCGATCGTCGCGGCAGCGGCCCTCGTGCCCGTCCTGTGGCCGGGCAACGACACGCTGCACGGCAACGCCGCCGTTGCCGCGACGCCCGCCGACCAGGCCGCGCTCATCAAGAAGGGCGAATACCTCGCGCGCGTCGGCGACTGTATCGCGTGCCACACGGTGCGCGGCGGCAAGTCGTTCGCGGGCGGCCTGCCGATGGCGACGCCGTTCGGCACGATGTACACGCCGAACATCACGCCGGACGATCAATACGGGATCGGCAAGTGGACGTCGGACGACTTCTACCGCGCGATGCACACCGGCCGCTCGAAGGACGGCAGCCTGCTCTACCCGGGCTTCCCGTTCACGAGCTACACGAAGGTCACGCGTGCGGATTCGGACGCGATCTACGCGTACCTGCGCTCGGTCGCGCCGGTCAACACGGCGAGCCGTCCGCACGAGCTGCGCTTCCCGTTCAACAACCGCAACCTGCTGATCGGCTGGCGCACGCTGTTCTTCAAGGAAGGCGAGTACAAGCCGGATCCGACGAAGTCGGTCGAATGGAACCGCGGCGCGTATCTCGTCGAAGGCCTCGGCCACTGCAGCATGTGTCACACGTCGATCAACATGATGGGCGGCCCGGTGAGTTCGGCGGCCTTCGCGGGCGGCCTGATTCCGCTGCAGAACTGGTACGCGCCGTCGCTCACGAACGACAAGGAACTCGGCCTCGGCGAGTGGCACGTCCAGGAACTGTCCGATCTGCTGCAAGCGGGCGTCTCGAAGAAGGGCGCGGTGTTCGGCCCGATGGCGGACGTCGTCCACAACAGTCTGCAGTACATGACGGATGAGGACACCCGCGCGATGTCGACTTACCTGAAGTCGATCCCGCAGAAGGCAGAAGCGCCAAAGAACATGCAGTACGAGCCGTCGCAGCAGTTCGGCAGCGCGCTGCTCGAGCAGGGCAAGAAGATCTACGCGGACAACTGCGCGACCTGCCACGGCGCGCATGGCGAAGGCAAGCCGACTGCGTACCCGCCGCTCGCGCAGAACCGCTCGATCATGATGGAATCGGCCGTGAACCCGATCCGCATGGTGCTGAACGGCGGCTATCCGCCGAGCACGTCCAAGAATCCGCGTCCGTATGGAATGCCGCCGTTCGCACAGTCGCTGTCGAACCAGGAAGTCGCGGCAGTCGTTACGTACATCCGGATGTCGTGGGGCAACAACGGATCGCCCGTCTCACCGCAACAGGTGAGCGACCTGCGTTCCGCGCCGCTCGATTAA
- a CDS encoding DEAD/DEAH box helicase, with the protein MSFASLGLAEPLVRAVTELGYTQPTPIQAQAIPAVLGGGDLLAGAQTGTGKTAGFTLPILQRLHTFYAENRSARRAVRALILTPTRELAAQVEESVRAYSKYVKLRSTVMFGGVSINPQIDALKRGVDIVVATPGRLLDHMQQKTIDVSSLDILVLDEADRMLDMGFIHDIKRVLAKLPEKRQNLLFSATFSDEIKSLADSLLDSPALIEVARRNTTAETVAQKIHPVDRDRKRELLTHLIREHNWFQVLVFTRTKHGANRLAEQLTKDGISAMAIHGNKSQSARTRALAEFKSSTLQVLVATDIAARGIDIDQLPHVVNFDLPNVPEDYVHRIGRTGRAGANGEAVSLVCVDEKQLLRDIERLIKREISQEVISGFEPDPNTKPEPIQRRAQRGGNSGGNGGGASNGGRNGGGNRAPRAANQGQAPGQPAARRDGGAKAKAAPSKAVQPKTAKPQQARGGSGRPTGNGNANGGGAHANRNRSSRSGQRGH; encoded by the coding sequence ATGTCTTTCGCATCTCTCGGCCTCGCCGAACCACTCGTGCGGGCCGTCACCGAGCTGGGCTACACGCAGCCCACGCCGATCCAGGCCCAGGCCATCCCCGCTGTGCTGGGCGGCGGCGATCTTCTCGCCGGCGCGCAGACGGGCACCGGCAAGACGGCAGGCTTCACGCTGCCGATCCTGCAACGCCTGCACACGTTCTATGCGGAAAACCGCAGCGCGCGGCGCGCGGTGCGCGCCCTCATCCTCACGCCGACGCGCGAGCTCGCCGCGCAGGTCGAGGAAAGCGTGCGCGCATACAGCAAGTACGTGAAGCTGCGCTCGACCGTGATGTTCGGCGGCGTCAGCATCAATCCGCAGATCGATGCGCTGAAGCGCGGCGTCGACATCGTCGTCGCGACGCCGGGGCGCCTGCTCGATCACATGCAACAAAAGACGATCGACGTGTCGAGCCTCGACATCCTCGTGCTCGACGAAGCCGACCGGATGCTCGACATGGGCTTCATCCACGACATCAAGCGCGTGCTCGCGAAGCTGCCGGAGAAACGCCAGAACCTCCTGTTCTCGGCGACCTTCTCCGACGAGATCAAGTCGCTCGCGGACAGCCTGCTCGACTCGCCCGCGCTGATCGAAGTCGCACGCCGCAACACGACGGCCGAGACGGTCGCGCAGAAAATCCACCCGGTCGACCGCGACCGCAAGCGCGAGCTGCTCACGCATCTGATCCGCGAGCACAACTGGTTCCAGGTGCTCGTGTTCACGCGCACGAAGCACGGTGCGAACCGGCTCGCCGAGCAGTTGACGAAGGACGGCATCAGCGCGATGGCGATCCACGGCAACAAGAGCCAGTCGGCGCGCACACGCGCCCTCGCCGAGTTCAAGAGCAGCACGCTGCAGGTGCTCGTCGCGACCGACATCGCCGCACGCGGGATCGACATCGATCAATTGCCGCACGTCGTCAACTTCGATCTGCCGAACGTGCCCGAAGACTACGTGCACCGGATCGGCCGCACGGGCCGCGCGGGCGCGAACGGCGAGGCGGTGTCGCTCGTGTGCGTCGACGAGAAGCAATTGCTGCGCGACATCGAGCGGCTCATCAAGCGCGAGATCTCGCAGGAAGTGATTTCGGGCTTCGAGCCGGACCCGAACACGAAGCCGGAGCCGATCCAACGGCGCGCGCAGCGCGGCGGGAATAGCGGCGGAAACGGCGGCGGCGCGAGCAACGGCGGCCGCAACGGCGGCGGCAATCGCGCGCCGCGGGCCGCGAATCAAGGGCAAGCGCCGGGCCAACCCGCCGCGCGTCGCGACGGCGGCGCAAAAGCGAAGGCTGCGCCATCGAAGGCAGTGCAGCCCAAAACCGCGAAGCCGCAGCAAGCACGCGGCGGCAGCGGACGACCGACGGGCAACGGCAACGCGAACGGCGGCGGCGCGCATGCGAATCGCAATCGTTCGTCGCGCAGCGGTCAGCGCGGCCATTGA
- a CDS encoding ferritin-like domain-containing protein, whose protein sequence is MLADTSHEMPWRIEDIDLTRIDRQRAAANEDLLLLLCAASFIESGSDLYTSNLSQFFDDDREVSAWLNTEWEHEELQHGRALKAYIAHVWPEFDWDLAFANFFDEYSKTCSLEAFEKTRALEMVARCVVETGTATLYRAINECSDEPVLKEITDNIRTDEVRHYKHFFRYFKKYNEVEGNGRLAVLGALTRRVLEIKNEDSEIALRHVFAIRYPDRAGDSAYCRERTARVNALVRRNLSADMCVKMLLKPLDLPAKIQPGVHYPLTKLTQHVFFR, encoded by the coding sequence ATGCTGGCTGATACCTCGCACGAGATGCCCTGGCGCATCGAAGACATCGACCTGACGCGAATCGACCGTCAACGCGCCGCAGCGAACGAAGATCTGTTGCTGCTGCTGTGCGCAGCGTCGTTCATCGAGAGCGGCTCCGATCTTTACACGAGCAACCTGAGCCAATTCTTCGACGACGATCGCGAAGTGTCGGCGTGGCTCAACACCGAATGGGAACACGAGGAGTTGCAGCATGGCCGCGCGCTGAAGGCGTATATCGCGCATGTGTGGCCCGAGTTCGACTGGGATCTCGCATTCGCGAATTTCTTCGACGAGTATTCGAAGACCTGCTCGCTCGAAGCGTTCGAGAAGACGCGGGCGCTCGAGATGGTCGCGCGCTGCGTCGTCGAGACGGGCACGGCGACGCTTTATCGCGCGATCAACGAGTGCTCGGACGAGCCCGTGCTCAAGGAGATCACCGACAACATCCGCACCGACGAAGTCCGCCATTACAAGCACTTCTTCCGCTATTTCAAGAAATACAACGAGGTCGAGGGCAACGGCCGGCTCGCGGTGCTCGGCGCGCTGACGCGGCGCGTGCTCGAGATCAAGAACGAGGACTCCGAGATCGCGCTGCGGCACGTGTTCGCGATCCGCTATCCGGACCGCGCGGGCGATTCCGCGTATTGCCGCGAGCGCACCGCGCGCGTGAACGCGCTCGTGCGGCGCAACCTGTCCGCGGACATGTGCGTGAAGATGCTGCTCAAGCCGCTCGACTTGCCCGCGAAGATCCAGCCGGGCGTCCACTATCCGCTGACGAAGCTCACGCAGCACGTGTTCTTCCGGTAA
- a CDS encoding gamma-glutamyltransferase family protein: protein MNLHSNMPGATFSWRNPYPTTRVPVFARNVVSTSHPLAAQAGLRMLWKGGNAVDAAIAAAAAITVVEPVSCGLGGDAFALVWDGAKLHGLNASGVAPAAWSVDYFRRRHGEAGNGLARQPTRGWDTVTVPGVIAGWEALHAKFGSLPFADLLEPAIELAERGHAVAAIVAHKWAAAVPELKNQPGFAETFMPRGRAPEVAELLRLPGHAKTLRTLAAEGARAFYEGGIAETIAAFFREGGGALSADDLRAYRPEWVEPIGKDYRGYTVHEIPPNGQGIAALIALGIMERFDLADLPLDSADSQHVQIEAMKLAFADVHRYVADPRAMAVTPAQMLDDAYLDARAKLIDVERATHFTFGMPRAGGTIYLSAADERGMMVSFIQSNYMGFGSGLVVPGTGIALQNRGCGFSMDPASPNVVAGGKRPFHTIIPAFVTQQADGRQQAVMSFGVMGGDMQPQGHLQTIVRMLGYGQQPQAACDAPRWRVSRSFTLDVEAALDASVVDSLAARGHTIQAIDDPYMDFGSGQFIWRLDRSEPDRGYVAASDSRRDGLAAGF from the coding sequence ATGAATCTTCACTCGAACATGCCCGGCGCGACCTTCTCGTGGCGCAACCCGTATCCGACGACGCGCGTGCCGGTATTCGCGCGCAACGTCGTGTCGACGTCGCATCCGCTCGCCGCGCAGGCGGGGCTCAGGATGCTGTGGAAGGGCGGCAACGCAGTCGATGCGGCGATTGCCGCGGCGGCTGCGATCACCGTCGTCGAGCCGGTGTCGTGCGGCCTCGGCGGCGACGCGTTCGCGCTCGTCTGGGACGGCGCGAAGCTGCACGGCCTGAACGCATCGGGCGTTGCGCCCGCTGCGTGGAGCGTCGACTACTTCCGCCGCCGGCACGGCGAAGCGGGCAACGGCCTCGCGCGGCAGCCGACGCGCGGCTGGGACACGGTGACGGTGCCCGGCGTGATCGCCGGCTGGGAAGCGCTGCATGCGAAATTCGGCTCGCTGCCGTTCGCCGACCTCCTCGAGCCGGCGATCGAGCTCGCGGAGCGCGGGCATGCGGTCGCTGCGATCGTCGCGCACAAGTGGGCGGCCGCCGTGCCCGAGCTGAAGAACCAGCCGGGTTTCGCGGAGACCTTCATGCCGCGCGGCCGCGCGCCCGAGGTGGCCGAGCTGTTGCGGCTGCCGGGCCATGCGAAGACGCTGCGCACGCTCGCGGCCGAAGGCGCGCGCGCTTTCTACGAAGGCGGCATCGCCGAGACGATCGCCGCGTTCTTCCGCGAAGGCGGCGGCGCGCTGAGCGCGGACGACCTGCGCGCGTACCGGCCCGAGTGGGTCGAGCCGATCGGCAAGGACTATCGCGGCTACACGGTGCACGAGATCCCGCCGAACGGGCAGGGGATCGCCGCGCTGATCGCGCTCGGCATCATGGAGCGCTTCGATCTCGCCGACCTGCCGCTCGATTCGGCGGATTCGCAGCACGTGCAGATCGAGGCGATGAAGCTCGCGTTCGCCGACGTCCACCGCTACGTCGCCGATCCGCGCGCGATGGCAGTCACGCCCGCCCAGATGCTCGACGACGCGTATCTCGACGCGCGCGCGAAGCTGATCGACGTCGAGCGCGCGACGCACTTCACGTTCGGGATGCCGCGCGCGGGCGGCACGATCTATCTGTCGGCGGCCGACGAGCGCGGGATGATGGTGAGCTTCATCCAGTCCAACTACATGGGCTTCGGCTCGGGACTCGTCGTGCCGGGCACCGGGATCGCGCTGCAGAACCGCGGCTGCGGATTCTCGATGGACCCGGCGTCGCCGAACGTCGTCGCGGGCGGCAAGCGGCCGTTCCATACGATCATCCCGGCGTTCGTCACGCAGCAGGCGGACGGGCGGCAACAAGCCGTGATGAGCTTCGGCGTGATGGGCGGCGACATGCAGCCGCAGGGCCATCTGCAGACGATCGTGCGGATGCTCGGCTACGGCCAGCAGCCGCAGGCCGCATGCGACGCGCCGCGCTGGAGGGTGAGCCGGTCGTTCACGCTCGATGTCGAGGCGGCGCTCGATGCGTCCGTCGTCGATTCGCTCGCCGCGCGCGGCCATACGATCCAGGCGATCGACGATCCTTACATGGACTTCGGGTCCGGCCAGTTCATCTGGCGGCTCGACCGCAGCGAACCCGACCGCGGCTACGTCGCGGCGAGCGACAGCCGGCGCGACGGTCTCGCGGCGGGTTTCTGA
- a CDS encoding DeoR/GlpR family DNA-binding transcription regulator, with the protein MTRDPRLTLNARQQELLEWVQRDGFVTVDDLAAHFDVTPQTIRRDVNWLADLNLLRRYHGGASLPTSSENLSYTARQRMFHDEKRRIAALAASHIPDQASLFINLGTTTEEVARALNRHRGLRVITNNLNVASMMSGYPECEVLITGGIVRPWDKGVVGELAIDFIRQFKVDYAIIGTSSIENDGTLRDFDTREVRVAEAIIQHARTVYLVTDHSKFGRPALVRQGHLSQIHALFTDKPLPGDMAETIAQAGTQVYVAD; encoded by the coding sequence ATGACACGAGACCCCCGCCTCACCCTGAACGCACGTCAGCAGGAATTGCTCGAATGGGTGCAGCGCGACGGCTTCGTCACAGTCGACGATCTCGCCGCTCATTTCGACGTGACGCCGCAGACGATCCGCCGCGACGTCAACTGGCTCGCCGATCTGAACCTGCTGCGCCGCTACCACGGCGGCGCGAGCCTGCCGACGAGCTCGGAGAACCTGTCGTACACCGCGCGCCAGCGGATGTTCCACGACGAGAAGCGGCGCATCGCGGCGCTCGCCGCTTCGCACATCCCGGATCAGGCTTCGCTCTTCATCAACCTCGGCACGACGACCGAGGAAGTCGCGCGCGCGCTGAACCGGCATCGAGGCTTGCGCGTGATCACGAACAACCTGAACGTCGCGAGCATGATGAGCGGCTATCCGGAGTGCGAGGTGCTGATCACGGGCGGCATCGTGCGGCCGTGGGACAAGGGCGTCGTCGGCGAGCTCGCGATCGACTTCATCCGCCAGTTCAAGGTCGATTACGCGATCATCGGCACGTCGTCGATCGAAAACGACGGCACGCTGCGCGACTTCGACACGCGCGAGGTGCGCGTCGCCGAGGCGATCATCCAGCACGCGCGCACTGTCTACCTCGTCACCGACCATTCGAAGTTCGGCCGCCCGGCACTCGTGCGGCAGGGGCATCTGAGCCAGATCCATGCGCTCTTCACAGACAAGCCGCTGCCCGGCGACATGGCCGAGACGATCGCGCAGGCGGGCACGCAAGTGTATGTCGCCGACTGA
- a CDS encoding phage tail assembly chaperone encodes MLSPHEFATLLLVKDAPDQADMDRDELDALLERQLVKLEALGSGKKYCVTEIGDAALRSIKLRYS; translated from the coding sequence ATGCTAAGTCCGCATGAATTCGCCACGCTGTTGCTTGTGAAGGATGCTCCCGACCAAGCCGACATGGACCGCGACGAACTCGACGCGTTGCTCGAGCGACAGCTCGTGAAGCTGGAGGCGCTCGGCTCCGGCAAGAAATACTGCGTCACCGAAATCGGCGACGCGGCATTGCGATCGATCAAGCTCCGATATTCGTGA
- the glpD gene encoding glycerol-3-phosphate dehydrogenase yields the protein MTQQNRYDLLVVGGGINGAGIARDAAGRGLSVLLCEQDDLASHTSSSSTKLIHGGLRYLEYKEFGLVRKALQERETLLRAAPHIIWPLRFVMPHMPNLRPAWLIRIGLFLYDHLAKRELLPGSRGIDMRRHPAGAPLIDSIKRGFVYSDGWVDDARLVVLNALDAQERGARILTRTKLVSAERRDGEWRAQLRRADGSTLDVRARAIANAAGPWVGEVLHGALGRGAQHSVRLVKGSHIVTRRLFDHDHAYIFQNPDKRIIFAIPYERDFTLIGTTDVEYHDDPSRVAIDRDETRYLCESINRYFKRKISPADVCWTYSGVRPLLEDENADNPSAVTRDYRLEMDDGASAPLLSVFGGKITTFRKLAEEATDMLGGTLGAARGAWTAGVPLPGGDIADARFAPFAATFAKRHPWLPAALARRYARAYGTRAERVIGRAKSLAELGAELAPGLHEAELRYLRDAEWATCADDVLWRRSKLGLHVAPGTLDTVTAALDAWFGAAREAASAAH from the coding sequence GTGACTCAACAGAATCGTTACGATCTGCTCGTCGTCGGCGGCGGGATCAACGGCGCGGGCATCGCGCGCGATGCGGCCGGCCGCGGCCTGTCGGTGCTCCTGTGCGAACAGGACGACCTCGCGTCGCACACATCCTCTTCGAGCACGAAGCTGATCCACGGCGGTCTGCGCTACCTCGAGTACAAGGAATTCGGGCTCGTGCGCAAGGCGCTGCAGGAACGCGAGACGCTCTTGCGCGCGGCGCCGCACATCATTTGGCCGCTGCGCTTCGTGATGCCGCACATGCCGAACCTGCGTCCCGCATGGCTCATCCGCATCGGCCTCTTCCTGTACGACCATCTCGCGAAGCGCGAACTGCTGCCCGGCTCGCGCGGCATCGACATGCGCCGCCACCCGGCGGGCGCGCCGCTCATCGATTCGATCAAACGCGGCTTCGTCTATTCAGACGGCTGGGTCGACGACGCGCGGCTCGTCGTGCTGAACGCGCTCGACGCGCAGGAACGCGGCGCGCGCATCCTCACCCGCACGAAGCTCGTGTCGGCCGAGCGCCGCGACGGCGAATGGCGCGCGCAGCTTCGGCGCGCCGACGGCTCGACGCTCGACGTGCGCGCCCGCGCGATCGCGAACGCGGCGGGCCCGTGGGTCGGGGAAGTGCTGCACGGCGCGCTCGGCCGCGGCGCGCAGCACAGCGTGCGCCTCGTGAAGGGCAGCCACATCGTCACGCGGCGCCTGTTCGATCACGACCACGCGTACATCTTCCAGAATCCGGACAAGCGGATCATCTTCGCGATTCCGTACGAGCGCGACTTCACGCTGATCGGCACGACCGACGTCGAATACCACGACGATCCGTCGCGCGTCGCCATTGATCGCGACGAAACGCGCTATCTGTGCGAGTCGATCAATCGCTATTTCAAGCGTAAGATCTCGCCCGCCGACGTGTGCTGGACCTATTCCGGCGTGCGCCCGCTCCTCGAAGACGAGAACGCGGACAACCCGTCCGCCGTCACGCGCGACTATCGCCTCGAGATGGACGACGGCGCGAGCGCGCCGCTCCTGTCGGTGTTCGGCGGCAAGATCACGACGTTCCGCAAGCTCGCCGAAGAGGCGACCGACATGCTCGGCGGCACGCTCGGCGCGGCGCGCGGCGCATGGACGGCGGGCGTGCCGCTGCCGGGCGGCGACATCGCCGATGCGCGCTTCGCGCCGTTCGCCGCAACCTTCGCGAAACGCCATCCATGGCTGCCCGCCGCGCTCGCGCGCCGCTATGCGCGCGCGTACGGCACGCGCGCCGAGCGCGTGATCGGCCGCGCGAAGTCGCTCGCCGAGCTCGGCGCCGAGCTCGCGCCCGGCCTTCATGAAGCGGAATTGCGTTATCTGCGCGACGCCGAATGGGCGACCTGCGCGGACGACGTGCTGTGGCGGCGTTCGAAGCTCGGCCTGCATGTTGCGCCGGGCACGCTCGACACCGTGACGGCCGCGCTCGACGCCTGGTTCGGCGCCGCGCGCGAAGCGGCGAGCGCCGCGCATTGA